The following are encoded together in the Adhaeribacter arboris genome:
- the sov gene encoding T9SS outer membrane translocon Sov/SprA: MNKSKHHVIIASVAVVTLFGWLSEAGTVAGNSSFNLNLLRQLVADTIITDTTTSERYRKSRRPDFRPKDRVGDPFSNRTSRSPLLLKNPDNVNLNVDLDDSLRYFEIKEKVGDLNFRNPTLMTYEEYTKYQQQQAIRNYWRSKAEGGVTGEKASGRSLLSPKIPVVSPLFNRIFGGDFVDIQTNGNAGLKFGARFSRNFNQSLPLRRQRTGDFEFDQNLAINVTGRIGEKLKLNFNWDTKANFEFENNIKMDYTGFEEEIIRKIEAGNVSLPLNNSLISGAQNLFGVKAQLQFGRLGVTTVMSNVRGRTDQINIQNGAQNRPFEIKVDQYERDRHYFLSQFFRDRYDRSLRDLPQLKSGITIRRLEVYITNDNRSTENLRNVVTLMDLAEADTTKTLRDELIFKPGTALTAPASNDANNLYSRINGNRNNNTVDETLQGAVLKLQKTVDFEHVRARRLDPKEYKFNPELGYISLNIQMLPEQVLGVAYEYTLNGRVYRVGELQDDYQNVNDNEAIFLKMLKSTNPALTFPTWDLMMKNVYSLNANQITREGFQMSIIYKDDETGVDITSLKEGRNIQNVPLIEVFNLDKVNTNNDAPPDGNFDFLTGLTIDPENGRIFFPEVEPFGSYLQSKFTAGEENLVQKYVYQELYDQTQSDAQQITNKAKFFLKGRYQASATDEIALPGIQVAEGSVRVRSGGNLLTEGVDYRVDYALGRVKILNPSYLNSASNLAVEFEKAEIINPQPRAMVGARFDYTLNRDIGIGATLLHLGETPYNNNRVSLGDEPSNNTIYGLDINLKKESRLLTTLTDKLPFIQTKEPSAIAFNAEFAQLLPAKSKLKGEDGVSYIDDFEGAESSYSLSSSTNTNNWRLAATPTPLIGGRTGLAYADNRAHLAWYTIDQGVYYRNGNQHPNNIGDADLRNHYVRGINRKEIFPNRDLDAVNNYEYPFDLAYYPAERGQYNYNQNVSADGKFLPNRANPVDNWAGISREITFDTDFDNANIEYLEFWMMDPFLKVTNPNTELANIADQDGPNGEANDKPNTTGGELVFNLGNISEDLLKDQNRYEFENGLPTEASNGNISTTPKTDTDRTPWGMVTRRPFLTDAFDNTSGSRQFQDIGIEGLNDSEEKQFFTGVYQQLPDPSKDDFRHHLNQDYDNRNVKVLGRYKYFNGMENNSAENSVEAAYAYPDKEDLNKDNIISDVESYYEYKIDLRPGKLAVGQNYIVDRVTSPKEGDSINWYLFRIPIRQPTGKVNNIQGFKSIRFLRMYLTKFQDPVVLRTIQMQFVSNQWRKYLGSVSDGGAPCTGNCDTDVENFTVSTVNLEENGEADPGNIKYVIPPGIYRQFDNSSVTTRRQNEQSLQICVDDLKDSFGKAVYKNVTMDMLIYKRLKLFIHAQSLNGSTRDDEVRAFIRIGTDYTQNYYEYSLPLKITRNGETTEQEIWKVENMIDVAFQDFINAKAARNQAQASLLVPYPVNLSDGRRIVVMGNPDFSSVQGIMLGVLNPKSADRADKSFCVWADELRVADFDKKAGWAANARANVKLADLANISATGSYTTVGFGALQEKIAQRARSNTAQFDVNANITADKFLPERLGIRIPVSVQYGKTTQEPRYDPLDPDTPLEQSLKKFASDEARREYRKKVVNQTTTKSFNLLNVRKEKTDPDAKSHPYDIENLSLSYAYSELLHTDIFTKRDMTKTYTGGFAYTFNGTPKNFTPLSKVAAFKSPYLKLLQEFNFTPLPSRVSFRADLDRRYNELFLQRRTDPNAPPVPLDPKYATFQKTFFFNRVYDLKWDLTKSLSFDYTATNRSVVDEPRGQIDGNNEDPLVRERSDVIWKNLYKGGRTTNFDQSAAVTYRLPLDKFPLTDWVSADARYAAGYTWTSGSTVLISDSLGLGNTIQNNSDASVTGKVDLMRLYNKVKFLKAINEAPATAAAGARPPQPTIPGAPAAKDTTEKKPELKALKATLKVLMAVQSINFTYQLTRGNLIPGYLPKSKFLGFDEEFNAPGLPFILGKQFPLRDLYDMVDRNDWYTNNSHLLNTPFSGLRTENFSARTNVVPFKNFNIQVEARRERSDIEEAFYRLTVDEGTNEPINNIDSLQSPLHTGSFSTSIISLRTMFEGNRGNRSQAFDTFIANRQDIAEKLASANPDKRGVYNFNSQDVLIPAFMYAYLGKDIGSYDPTKKAEKSTNLFKSIPLPNWRVDYNGLAELPFIKQYFSSFSLSHAYSSVYSINSFSTSLQYQAEPATGFSSQINAKNEFIPYYVISQLTIMERLTPLLGINFKTQKNVIGRVEYRTERNLALNMTNAQVTEVGIKDYVIGLGYATTNFRVPFKINGQKIVLKNELNARFDFTLRDNITIQRSIISDSTTTGPGTILNQRSDNVPTNGTKQIQIKPTIDYTVNQKLNIQFYFTRVVSEPKISSSFKNTVSEGGIQLRYSLSQ; encoded by the coding sequence TTGAATAAAAGTAAACACCACGTAATAATTGCGTCCGTTGCGGTTGTTACCCTATTCGGTTGGCTTTCGGAAGCTGGAACAGTAGCCGGAAATTCTTCTTTCAACTTGAATCTACTCCGGCAATTAGTAGCTGATACCATCATTACCGATACTACCACAAGCGAAAGGTATCGTAAATCACGCCGCCCTGATTTCCGACCGAAAGATCGGGTGGGTGATCCATTTTCTAACCGTACTTCCCGTTCGCCTTTATTACTTAAAAATCCGGACAATGTTAACCTAAACGTAGACCTGGATGATAGCCTGCGTTATTTTGAAATTAAGGAAAAAGTAGGCGACTTAAATTTCCGAAATCCTACCCTCATGACGTATGAGGAATATACCAAATATCAACAGCAGCAAGCTATACGTAATTACTGGCGCAGTAAAGCCGAAGGAGGCGTTACCGGCGAAAAAGCGTCGGGCCGTTCTTTATTAAGCCCTAAAATACCCGTCGTAAGCCCCTTATTCAACCGCATTTTTGGGGGTGATTTTGTCGATATTCAAACAAATGGTAACGCGGGTCTTAAATTCGGAGCTCGGTTTAGCCGTAATTTTAATCAATCCTTACCCTTACGGCGGCAGCGAACCGGTGATTTTGAATTTGATCAGAATTTAGCCATAAACGTTACCGGCCGGATTGGGGAAAAACTTAAACTTAATTTCAACTGGGATACCAAAGCCAATTTTGAGTTTGAGAACAACATCAAAATGGATTATACGGGTTTCGAAGAAGAAATTATCCGCAAAATTGAAGCGGGTAACGTAAGCTTGCCCTTAAATAATAGTCTGATAAGCGGCGCCCAAAATTTATTCGGCGTAAAAGCGCAATTACAATTCGGCCGTTTGGGGGTAACTACGGTTATGTCGAACGTGCGGGGGCGTACCGATCAGATAAATATTCAGAATGGTGCCCAGAACCGACCCTTCGAAATTAAAGTCGATCAGTACGAGCGCGACCGGCATTATTTTCTTTCCCAATTCTTTCGCGACCGCTACGATCGTTCTTTACGCGACTTGCCCCAGCTTAAATCCGGTATTACCATCCGTCGTCTGGAAGTATACATAACCAACGATAACCGGTCCACCGAAAATTTGCGCAACGTAGTTACCCTAATGGATTTGGCCGAGGCCGACACTACCAAAACTTTACGGGACGAGTTGATTTTTAAACCTGGTACCGCACTTACCGCTCCAGCCAGTAATGATGCTAATAACTTATACAGCCGGATAAATGGTAACCGAAATAATAATACCGTAGATGAAACTTTGCAGGGTGCAGTCCTGAAGCTTCAGAAAACCGTTGACTTTGAACACGTACGGGCCCGCCGCCTCGATCCGAAAGAATATAAATTTAATCCGGAGTTAGGTTACATTTCTCTTAATATTCAGATGTTACCCGAGCAGGTGCTGGGAGTAGCTTACGAATATACTTTAAATGGCCGCGTGTACCGCGTGGGTGAACTACAGGACGATTACCAAAACGTGAACGACAACGAGGCAATATTCCTGAAAATGCTTAAGTCTACGAATCCAGCCCTGACTTTTCCTACCTGGGATCTGATGATGAAGAACGTTTATTCGCTCAACGCCAACCAGATTACCCGCGAAGGATTTCAAATGAGTATTATCTACAAAGATGATGAAACCGGGGTAGATATTACCAGTTTAAAAGAAGGCAGAAACATTCAGAACGTACCGCTGATAGAAGTATTTAACCTGGATAAAGTAAATACCAACAACGACGCGCCGCCGGACGGTAACTTCGACTTTTTAACCGGGCTAACGATTGATCCGGAAAATGGACGAATTTTCTTCCCCGAGGTAGAGCCGTTTGGTTCTTATCTGCAAAGTAAATTTACGGCCGGCGAAGAAAACCTGGTACAGAAATACGTTTATCAGGAACTCTACGATCAAACGCAAAGCGATGCGCAGCAAATTACGAATAAAGCTAAGTTTTTCTTAAAAGGTCGTTATCAAGCGAGCGCGACCGACGAAATTGCCCTGCCGGGTATTCAGGTTGCGGAAGGTTCGGTCCGCGTACGATCTGGCGGCAATTTACTCACCGAAGGCGTAGATTACCGGGTGGATTATGCTCTAGGCCGCGTTAAAATTTTAAACCCGAGTTATTTGAATTCGGCGAGTAACCTGGCAGTAGAATTTGAAAAAGCGGAAATTATTAACCCGCAGCCGCGCGCTATGGTGGGCGCTCGCTTCGATTATACCTTAAACCGCGATATTGGCATTGGCGCTACTTTATTGCATCTCGGCGAAACTCCCTACAACAATAACCGCGTGAGCCTTGGGGATGAGCCAAGTAACAATACCATTTACGGTTTAGATATCAACCTGAAAAAAGAATCCCGGCTTTTAACCACCCTAACAGATAAATTACCTTTTATTCAAACCAAAGAACCTTCGGCAATAGCTTTTAACGCTGAGTTTGCGCAATTGCTACCGGCTAAGTCCAAATTAAAGGGAGAAGATGGAGTTTCTTATATCGATGATTTTGAAGGGGCGGAGTCGTCCTATTCTCTTTCCAGCAGCACCAATACCAATAACTGGCGACTGGCTGCTACTCCCACACCTCTTATTGGCGGCCGAACCGGTTTAGCCTACGCCGACAACCGCGCCCATTTAGCTTGGTACACCATCGACCAGGGAGTGTACTACCGCAACGGTAACCAGCATCCTAATAATATCGGCGATGCCGATTTACGAAATCACTATGTAAGGGGTATTAATCGGAAAGAAATTTTTCCAAACCGGGATTTAGATGCGGTAAACAACTATGAATATCCATTTGATCTCGCTTATTATCCGGCGGAACGCGGACAGTATAATTACAACCAAAACGTAAGCGCGGACGGCAAATTCTTACCTAACAGAGCAAATCCAGTCGATAATTGGGCGGGTATTAGTCGGGAAATAACCTTCGATACCGATTTTGATAACGCTAATATCGAATACCTGGAATTCTGGATGATGGATCCGTTCTTAAAAGTTACCAATCCAAATACTGAATTAGCCAATATTGCTGATCAGGATGGCCCAAATGGCGAAGCCAATGATAAACCGAATACTACCGGTGGTGAGTTGGTTTTTAACTTAGGTAACATTTCCGAAGATTTATTAAAAGACCAAAACCGTTACGAGTTCGAGAATGGCTTGCCCACGGAAGCTTCTAATGGTAATATTAGTACTACTCCTAAAACAGATACCGATCGTACTCCCTGGGGTATGGTAACCCGTCGTCCATTTTTAACCGATGCTTTTGATAATACTTCCGGTAGCCGGCAGTTCCAGGATATCGGGATAGAAGGTTTGAATGATTCCGAAGAAAAGCAATTCTTTACCGGCGTTTACCAGCAATTACCTGACCCCTCCAAAGATGATTTCCGGCACCACTTAAATCAGGATTATGATAACCGGAATGTTAAGGTATTAGGCCGCTACAAATACTTTAACGGGATGGAAAATAATTCCGCCGAGAACAGTGTAGAAGCGGCTTACGCTTACCCGGATAAAGAAGATTTAAATAAAGACAACATTATTTCGGATGTAGAAAGTTACTACGAATATAAAATTGATTTACGCCCGGGCAAACTAGCCGTTGGTCAGAATTATATTGTGGATAGAGTGACTTCTCCGAAAGAGGGTGATTCTATTAATTGGTATTTATTCCGGATACCGATCCGGCAGCCAACGGGTAAAGTAAACAATATTCAAGGCTTTAAATCTATCCGGTTCCTACGCATGTACTTGACTAAGTTCCAGGATCCGGTGGTATTGCGTACCATTCAAATGCAGTTTGTATCTAACCAATGGCGTAAATACCTGGGTTCAGTATCCGATGGTGGGGCACCCTGTACCGGAAATTGTGATACGGACGTGGAGAATTTTACGGTATCAACGGTGAACCTGGAAGAAAATGGGGAGGCAGACCCAGGCAACATTAAATACGTGATTCCACCGGGCATTTACCGGCAGTTCGATAATTCATCGGTTACTACCCGCCGGCAAAACGAGCAATCTCTGCAAATTTGCGTGGATGATTTAAAAGACTCGTTCGGAAAAGCAGTTTACAAAAACGTAACCATGGATATGCTTATCTATAAGCGTTTGAAATTATTTATCCATGCGCAAAGCCTGAACGGCAGTACCCGCGACGACGAAGTACGGGCCTTTATCCGGATTGGTACCGATTATACCCAAAACTATTACGAATACTCTTTACCGTTAAAAATAACCCGGAACGGAGAAACAACGGAGCAGGAAATCTGGAAAGTAGAAAACATGATTGACGTGGCTTTCCAGGATTTTATCAATGCGAAAGCTGCCCGGAACCAGGCTCAAGCTAGTTTATTAGTACCATACCCGGTAAATTTATCTGATGGCCGGCGCATTGTTGTAATGGGTAACCCGGATTTTAGTTCGGTGCAAGGTATTATGTTGGGGGTTTTGAATCCCAAATCAGCGGACCGGGCCGATAAATCTTTCTGCGTTTGGGCCGATGAATTACGCGTAGCTGATTTTGATAAAAAAGCGGGTTGGGCCGCTAACGCGCGGGCCAACGTAAAACTCGCGGATTTAGCAAATATTTCTGCCACGGGTTCTTACACTACCGTAGGTTTTGGCGCTTTGCAAGAAAAAATTGCCCAGCGAGCCCGTTCCAATACGGCCCAATTTGATGTAAATGCTAATATTACCGCCGACAAGTTTTTACCCGAACGATTGGGTATTCGCATACCGGTATCAGTGCAATACGGTAAAACTACCCAGGAACCTCGTTACGACCCTTTAGATCCGGATACGCCCCTCGAACAATCTTTGAAAAAATTTGCGAGCGATGAAGCCCGACGAGAATACCGGAAGAAAGTAGTGAATCAAACTACTACCAAAAGCTTTAATTTACTCAACGTCCGGAAAGAGAAAACTGACCCGGATGCCAAGTCGCACCCCTACGATATTGAGAATTTGTCTTTATCGTATGCTTACAGCGAATTACTGCACACGGATATTTTTACCAAGCGGGATATGACCAAAACGTATACGGGCGGCTTTGCTTATACTTTTAACGGCACTCCTAAAAACTTCACTCCTTTAAGTAAAGTAGCGGCTTTTAAATCGCCGTATTTGAAATTATTGCAGGAGTTTAATTTTACTCCCCTGCCGAGTAGGGTATCTTTCCGGGCCGATTTAGACCGCCGCTATAACGAATTATTCTTGCAACGGCGCACCGATCCAAACGCACCTCCTGTTCCTTTAGATCCAAAATATGCTACTTTCCAAAAAACCTTTTTCTTCAACCGGGTTTATGATTTAAAATGGGATTTAACTAAAAGCTTATCTTTTGATTATACTGCCACCAATCGCTCGGTAGTAGATGAACCTCGCGGTCAGATTGATGGTAACAACGAAGATCCACTCGTCCGGGAGAGAAGTGATGTTATTTGGAAGAACTTGTATAAAGGCGGCCGGACCACCAATTTTGATCAATCTGCTGCCGTTACTTATCGCTTGCCGCTCGATAAATTCCCGTTAACGGATTGGGTGAGCGCCGATGCCCGCTACGCCGCCGGTTACACCTGGACTTCCGGTTCTACCGTATTAATAAGCGACTCGCTTGGTTTAGGTAATACTATTCAGAACAACAGCGATGCGAGTGTAACGGGTAAAGTAGATTTAATGCGCCTGTACAATAAAGTTAAATTTTTAAAAGCTATAAATGAAGCGCCGGCTACGGCCGCTGCCGGGGCTCGACCGCCTCAACCCACTATACCCGGCGCGCCGGCTGCTAAAGATACTACCGAGAAAAAGCCAGAGTTAAAAGCTCTTAAAGCTACTTTAAAAGTGTTGATGGCGGTGCAATCCATCAACTTTACTTACCAACTAACGCGGGGCAACTTAATACCAGGCTATTTGCCAAAATCTAAGTTCCTTGGTTTCGACGAAGAATTTAATGCGCCTGGTTTACCATTTATTTTGGGTAAACAGTTCCCATTAAGGGATTTATACGACATGGTCGACAGGAACGATTGGTATACTAACAACAGCCATTTGTTAAATACTCCTTTTAGTGGTTTACGTACCGAGAATTTCTCAGCCCGTACGAATGTGGTGCCATTTAAGAACTTTAACATTCAGGTAGAAGCCCGGCGCGAACGCTCTGATATTGAAGAAGCTTTTTACCGGTTAACCGTAGATGAAGGAACCAATGAGCCAATTAATAACATTGATTCGCTGCAAAGCCCGCTGCATACCGGCTCCTTTAGTACGTCTATTATTTCCCTGAGGACAATGTTCGAAGGTAACCGGGGCAATCGTTCGCAAGCTTTCGATACTTTTATTGCAAATCGGCAGGATATTGCGGAAAAATTAGCGTCTGCCAATCCAGATAAACGTGGAGTTTATAATTTCAATTCGCAGGATGTATTAATTCCGGCTTTCATGTATGCGTATCTGGGAAAAGATATTGGCTCGTATGACCCTACTAAAAAGGCCGAAAAATCGACTAATTTATTTAAAAGTATACCCCTGCCTAACTGGCGGGTAGATTATAACGGATTGGCAGAACTCCCCTTTATTAAGCAATATTTTAGCTCTTTCTCGCTGTCTCACGCGTATAGCTCGGTATATAGCATCAATAGTTTTTCTACTTCGCTGCAATATCAAGCCGAGCCAGCAACAGGTTTCTCGAGTCAGATCAACGCTAAAAATGAGTTTATTCCTTACTATGTTATCAGCCAATTAACTATTATGGAACGTTTAACGCCATTGCTTGGCATTAACTTTAAAACGCAGAAAAACGTAATTGGCCGCGTGGAATACCGCACCGAACGCAATCTAGCGTTGAACATGACCAACGCGCAGGTAACCGAAGTGGGCATTAAAGATTACGTAATAGGTTTAGGGTATGCTACTACTAATTTCCGGGTACCTTTTAAAATTAACGGCCAAAAAATTGTGCTCAAAAACGAGTTAAATGCCCGCTTTGATTTTACCCTGCGCGATAATATTACCATTCAGCGGTCTATCATTAGCGATAGTACTACTACTGGTCCGGGCACGATTCTCAATCAGCGAAGTGATAATGTCCCAACGAACGGCACCAAGCAAATTCAGATTAAACCTACTATTGATTATACGGTAAACCAAAAGTTAAATATTCAGTTTTACTTCACCCGGGTAGTATCGGAGCCTAAAATATCGAGTTCCTTCAAGAATACGGTATCCGAAGGAGGTATTCAATTACGTTACAGCTTATCGCAATAA
- the ruvA gene encoding Holliday junction branch migration protein RuvA, giving the protein MIAYIDGKLTYKDPTYVIIEVGGIGYQIKISLNTYAGLAEGERCKLFTFLHIKEDAHTLYGFSELAEKNIFLHLISISGVGPNTGLMILSSLSVPEIQQAIVREDVRTIQRIKGIGAKTAQRLILELKDKLKKDVLIDQANVSAAPHNTNQNEALSALITLGFARTVAEKTLDAIIKREGSHLTVEEYIKLALKSS; this is encoded by the coding sequence ATGATTGCATACATCGACGGCAAACTGACTTATAAAGACCCCACTTACGTGATAATTGAAGTGGGCGGAATTGGTTATCAAATTAAAATTTCTTTAAATACCTATGCTGGCTTAGCCGAAGGCGAACGCTGTAAGTTATTTACTTTTTTGCATATCAAAGAAGATGCCCATACCTTGTATGGTTTTAGCGAATTGGCTGAAAAAAATATTTTTTTGCATCTTATCTCTATTTCCGGCGTGGGACCTAATACAGGTCTTATGATTTTATCTTCGTTAAGTGTACCCGAAATTCAGCAAGCCATTGTACGCGAAGACGTTAGAACAATTCAAAGAATCAAAGGAATTGGCGCAAAAACAGCCCAGCGGCTCATTCTGGAATTAAAAGATAAATTAAAAAAAGATGTACTAATAGATCAGGCAAACGTTTCAGCGGCGCCACACAATACGAATCAAAATGAGGCGTTATCTGCTTTGATTACCTTAGGTTTTGCCCGAACCGTTGCCGAAAAAACGCTGGATGCCATTATTAAGCGCGAAGGCAGCCACCTAACGGTGGAGGAATATATCAAATTAGCATTAAAATCTTCCTGA
- a CDS encoding NADP-dependent malic enzyme gives MIKINKQDALNYHQMGQPGKIEVVPTKMLSSQIDLALAYSPGVAEPCKEIALNKEDAYKYTSKGNLVGVITNGTAVLGLGNIGPEASKPVMEGKGVLFKKFAGIDVFDIEIDCTDPDEFIRIVRSLEPTFGGINLEDIKAPESFKIEVALKEQMKIPVMHDDQHGTAIISSAALLNALELVGKKIQKIKIVMNGAGAAAIACAKLYLALGAKIDNIVMFDKDGIINPERNDLDIYRAQFVTTRKITTLAEAMTGADVFIGLSAGNVLPPEYVKLMAKNPIIFALANPDPEIPYETAMAVRSDLIMATGRSDHPNQVNNVLGFPYIFRGALDVRATEINEAMKLAAVRALSELAKEPVPEIINKAYADKAIAFGRDYLIPKPLDPRLITTVSPAVAKAAMDSGVAKHPIHDWVKYDQELQERIGINQKLMTRIINQAKTNPKRIVFAEADHYKILKAAQIVLDQKIAQPILLGNQKRIEALITENALDLEGAIIIDPSKEAKKREKFARVFYEKRKRKGITLFDARKLVKGRTYFGALMVETNEADALISGLTKDYSQTILPALQIIGVEENVNRVAGMYIIQNKKEPYFLADTTVNINPTAEEMVDIIGLTARAVRFFDVEPRMAILSYSNFGSNRGDVPNKTILATKLAKERYPSLLIDGEMQANTAVNKNLLQEHYPFSDLAEKGANTLIFPDLTSGNIAYKLLQEIGEAETIGPILMGMHKPVHILQLGSSTRDIVNMIAIAVVDAQNHESRSNQKASLPEAIAGKIGSLV, from the coding sequence ATGATTAAAATAAATAAACAAGACGCGCTGAATTACCACCAAATGGGTCAACCAGGAAAAATAGAGGTGGTACCTACCAAAATGCTTTCCTCCCAAATAGATTTAGCTTTGGCCTATTCGCCGGGGGTAGCAGAGCCATGTAAGGAAATTGCTCTTAATAAAGAAGACGCTTATAAGTATACTTCTAAAGGCAACTTAGTGGGCGTTATCACCAATGGAACAGCTGTATTAGGTCTTGGCAATATTGGCCCGGAAGCTTCTAAACCCGTAATGGAAGGCAAAGGAGTATTATTTAAGAAATTTGCGGGTATCGACGTTTTTGATATTGAAATAGATTGCACCGACCCGGATGAGTTTATTCGGATTGTGCGTTCCCTGGAACCCACTTTTGGTGGCATTAACTTAGAAGATATTAAAGCCCCGGAAAGTTTTAAAATTGAGGTGGCTTTAAAAGAGCAAATGAAAATTCCGGTTATGCACGACGACCAGCACGGCACGGCTATTATTTCCAGCGCCGCTTTGCTAAACGCCCTGGAACTGGTAGGCAAAAAAATACAGAAAATCAAAATTGTAATGAACGGGGCGGGTGCCGCGGCTATTGCCTGCGCTAAATTATACCTGGCCTTAGGTGCAAAAATTGATAATATCGTCATGTTTGACAAAGACGGTATTATCAATCCGGAACGGAACGATTTAGATATTTACCGCGCGCAGTTTGTTACTACCCGTAAAATTACCACTTTAGCCGAAGCTATGACCGGAGCAGACGTATTTATTGGCCTTTCGGCGGGGAATGTGCTGCCGCCGGAGTACGTAAAATTAATGGCGAAGAACCCTATTATTTTTGCCTTAGCCAATCCTGACCCGGAAATTCCCTACGAAACGGCTATGGCCGTACGAAGCGATTTAATTATGGCTACTGGTCGTTCGGACCATCCGAACCAGGTAAATAATGTGCTGGGGTTTCCTTACATTTTCAGAGGAGCCCTCGATGTACGGGCTACAGAAATAAACGAAGCAATGAAATTAGCGGCCGTACGTGCCTTATCGGAATTAGCGAAAGAACCGGTGCCCGAAATAATTAATAAAGCTTACGCCGATAAAGCTATTGCTTTCGGCCGCGATTACTTAATTCCGAAGCCATTAGATCCGCGCTTAATTACCACTGTTTCGCCAGCGGTAGCCAAAGCGGCTATGGACTCTGGCGTGGCTAAACATCCGATTCACGATTGGGTAAAATACGATCAGGAGTTACAGGAGCGCATTGGCATTAATCAAAAGTTGATGACCCGCATTATTAATCAAGCTAAAACCAACCCCAAACGTATTGTATTTGCCGAAGCGGACCATTATAAAATTTTAAAAGCCGCCCAGATTGTACTGGACCAAAAAATTGCGCAGCCTATATTATTAGGTAACCAAAAAAGAATTGAAGCATTAATTACCGAAAATGCTTTGGATTTAGAAGGCGCTATTATTATTGATCCGTCTAAAGAAGCCAAAAAACGGGAGAAATTTGCGCGAGTTTTCTACGAGAAACGCAAGCGCAAAGGCATTACCTTGTTTGATGCCCGGAAATTAGTCAAAGGTCGTACTTACTTTGGCGCTTTAATGGTAGAAACCAACGAAGCCGATGCCTTAATTTCCGGATTAACCAAAGATTATTCTCAAACCATTTTGCCGGCACTGCAAATTATTGGCGTAGAAGAAAACGTGAACCGGGTAGCGGGTATGTACATTATCCAAAACAAAAAAGAACCATATTTTTTAGCCGATACTACGGTAAATATTAATCCAACGGCCGAAGAAATGGTAGATATTATTGGCTTAACCGCTAGGGCAGTGCGTTTTTTCGACGTGGAACCTAGGATGGCCATACTATCCTACTCCAATTTTGGCTCTAACCGCGGCGATGTACCGAACAAAACTATATTAGCTACCAAGTTGGCAAAAGAGCGCTATCCTAGCTTACTTATAGACGGGGAAATGCAGGCCAACACGGCTGTAAATAAAAATTTACTACAAGAACATTATCCGTTCAGTGATCTGGCTGAAAAAGGTGCAAATACCTTAATTTTTCCGGATTTAACTTCGGGTAATATTGCTTATAAACTACTCCAGGAAATTGGCGAAGCCGAAACGATAGGTCCGATTTTAATGGGTATGCATAAGCCCGTACATATTTTGCAGCTTGGTTCTTCTACCCGTGACATTGTAAATATGATTGCTATTGCCGTAGTAGATGCGCAAAATCACGAAAGCCGCAGTAACCAAAAAGCTTCTTTGCCTGAGGCTATAGCGGGTAAAATTGGCTCCTTAGTTTAA